One window of the Salvia splendens isolate huo1 chromosome 1, SspV2, whole genome shotgun sequence genome contains the following:
- the LOC121745363 gene encoding calmodulin-like, producing the protein MADQLTDEQISEFKEAFSLFDKDGDGCVTTKELGTVMRSLGQNPTEAELQDMINEVDADGNGTIDFPEFLNLMARKMKDTDSEEELKEAFRVFDKDQNGFISAAELRHVMTNLGEKLTDEEVDEMIREADVDGDGQINYEEFVKVMMAK; encoded by the exons ATGGCGGATCAGCTAACCGATGAGCAGATCTCCGAATTCAAGGAAGCTTTCTCGCTATTCGATAAGGATGGCGATg GCTGCGTCACTACCAAGGAGCTTGGCACTGTGATGCGTTCGTTGGGGCAGAACCCCACAGAGGCTGAACTTCAGGATATGATCAATGAAGTTGATGCTGATGGCAATGGAACAATCGATTTCCCAGAGTTCCTTAACTTGATGGCCAGAAAGATGAAGGATACAGATTCAGAGGAAGAACTCAAGGAAGCTTTCCGTGTTTTCGACAAAGACCAAAATGGATTCATTTCTGCAGCTGAGCTTCGACATGTCATGACAAACCTTGGGGAGAAGCTTACTGATGAGGAGGTTGATGAGATGATCCGTGAGGCCGATGTGGATGGAGATGGGCAGATCAACTACGAGGAGTTTGTCAAGGTCATGATGGCCAAGTGA